One stretch of Juglans microcarpa x Juglans regia isolate MS1-56 chromosome 3D, Jm3101_v1.0, whole genome shotgun sequence DNA includes these proteins:
- the LOC121254565 gene encoding 60S ribosomal protein L38-like produces the protein MPKQIHEIKDFLLTARRKDARSVKIKKSKDVFKFKVRCSKYLYTLCVFDSEKANKLKQSLPPGLSVQDV, from the exons ATG CCTAAGCAAATCCACGAGATCAAAGATTTCCTTCTCACAGCAAGAAGGAAAGATGCACGCTCTGTGAAAATCAAGAAAAGCAAAGATGTTTTCAAGTTCAAAGTTCGTTGCTCCAAGTACCTGTACACGCTTTGCGTGTTCGACTCCGAGAAGGCTAACAAGTTGAAGCAGTCTCTCCCTCCCG GTTTGAGCGTGCAAGACGTGTGA
- the LOC121254567 gene encoding 40S ribosomal protein S29 translates to MGHSNVWNSHPKNYGPGSRACRVCGNPHGLIRKYGLMCCRQCFRSNAKEIGFIKYR, encoded by the exons ATGGGGCACTCCAACGTGTGGAATTCTCACCCCAAGAACTACGGCCCTGGCTCCCGCGCCTG TCGGGTTTGCGGGAATCCCCATGGGTTGATCAGGAAGTACGGCCTCATGTGTTGTAGGCAATGCTTCCGTAGCAACGCCAAGGAAATTGGCTTCATTAAG taCCGCTGA